The following proteins are co-located in the Marispirochaeta aestuarii genome:
- a CDS encoding redox-sensing transcriptional repressor Rex, with protein sequence MNKELILRLTKYKRILSKLKALGLERVFSNNLGDAIGVSPALVRKDFSNLNLPGNKRGGYNIDELTERLDRVLGYDENQNVIIVGCGRIGTALMRFDEFHHEGIRIKAGFDASPENVDNSTEIPVYPLEKLPEFVKENDIRVGIIAVPDSAASQVFDLMVSAGIKGILNFAAVELKCAGGDKDCPANCTVHNVNIGLEIEHLFYQLNLTESGIGCEDT encoded by the coding sequence ATGAATAAAGAACTTATATTGAGACTGACAAAATACAAACGGATACTGAGTAAACTGAAAGCCCTCGGACTGGAACGGGTTTTTTCCAACAACCTGGGAGATGCAATCGGCGTATCCCCGGCTCTGGTACGGAAAGATTTTTCCAATCTCAATCTCCCCGGCAACAAACGGGGGGGGTATAATATAGATGAACTGACCGAAAGGCTGGACCGTGTTCTGGGATACGATGAGAACCAGAACGTTATAATCGTCGGCTGCGGTCGCATAGGCACTGCACTGATGCGTTTCGATGAGTTCCATCACGAAGGCATCCGAATCAAGGCGGGCTTTGATGCCTCCCCTGAGAACGTGGACAACTCCACAGAAATTCCAGTATATCCTCTGGAGAAACTACCCGAGTTTGTAAAGGAAAATGACATCCGGGTTGGAATCATCGCCGTACCCGACAGCGCGGCATCCCAGGTCTTCGATCTGATGGTATCCGCGGGAATCAAGGGCATCCTCAACTTCGCCGCGGTCGAGCTGAAATGCGCCGGCGGTGACAAGGACTGCCCGGCAAACTGTACGGTCCACAACGTCAACATCGGTCTGGAAATCGAACATCTCTTTTACCAGCTCAATCTGACCGAATCCGGCATCGGCTGTGAGGACACCTGA
- the rmuC gene encoding DNA recombination protein RmuC — protein METLQIYLIAAITAACLLALLSLVLLIQIRTRKRETAMPAELISRMDRIDSIAREMETLTRAFLVPRTRGGMGEQLLEDLLKAWLPPQYILLQHRFNNGTRVDAAVRVGDRIVSIDAKFPYESIAPLLDRETGGQNRTRTGELRKIFCGYVDDIAAKYIRPEEKTFHFALLYIPSENLYYRAFIENQNGLMDYALKKSVVPVSPGSLFIYLQTIAVGLKGFALSRHQQELMESLYMLQRDFRSFAKSYTVTGTQLRNAAKNFEDSLGSFIRLETTLERLVEKGPEKSQDET, from the coding sequence GTGGAAACTCTTCAGATCTATCTGATTGCTGCCATAACAGCGGCCTGTCTGCTTGCCCTGCTCTCCCTTGTTCTTCTTATACAGATCAGGACACGTAAGCGGGAGACAGCCATGCCGGCGGAACTGATAAGCAGGATGGACCGAATCGACTCAATAGCCCGGGAGATGGAGACCCTGACCCGGGCTTTTCTTGTTCCCAGGACCAGGGGCGGTATGGGAGAGCAGCTGCTTGAAGATCTGCTCAAGGCATGGCTTCCTCCCCAGTATATTCTGCTTCAGCACCGTTTCAATAACGGAACCCGGGTGGACGCGGCGGTCAGGGTCGGCGACAGGATAGTCTCCATCGATGCAAAGTTCCCTTACGAGAGTATCGCTCCGCTTCTGGATAGGGAGACCGGCGGCCAGAACAGAACAAGAACCGGAGAACTGCGAAAGATATTCTGCGGATATGTGGATGATATCGCCGCAAAGTATATCCGTCCCGAAGAAAAAACCTTCCATTTTGCCCTTCTGTATATTCCGTCGGAGAACCTCTACTACCGGGCCTTTATAGAAAACCAGAACGGACTTATGGACTATGCCCTGAAAAAGAGCGTGGTTCCCGTAAGTCCCGGGAGCCTGTTTATCTACCTTCAGACCATCGCCGTGGGACTCAAGGGTTTCGCCCTTTCCCGGCACCAGCAAGAACTGATGGAGAGCCTCTATATGCTGCAGCGGGACTTCCGCTCCTTTGCGAAGAGCTATACCGTAACAGGGACCCAGCTGAGAAACGCGGCAAAAAACTTCGAGGATTCCCTGGGATCTTTTATTCGCCTGGAAACGACCCTGGAGCGGCTGGTGGAAAAAGGTCCGGAAAAGAGTCAGGACGAGACCTGA
- a CDS encoding endonuclease/exonuclease/phosphatase family protein, protein MKRNIRRASVLIIFVLTGCAGCPMDPFGNGDNRLVILSYNCQNLFDDVRQGGEYPEYDPSSGEWTNETYLGKLAALAAAIQKAPEEPDILLLQEVENSGTLERLSRDFLPLGGYDFHAAPRAQGAAVQTGLLSRIPVEKLLVHRPGGSDSERNILEIWLNPEGDERGERIVLMNNHWKSRLGGAEATEPQRLRSALLLQRRTEELNRDFAGINILFAGDFNEDPWETGREYPTALGTQEDCVAPPVICVGGESAAAQDFYAFWSEIPEGGSYFYGGTWERIDHFFWNRSLSDGSGWDVAGCILVDDPMLLNEYGTPLAYSGKTMRGYSDHLPLLLVLERR, encoded by the coding sequence GTGAAAAGGAATATCCGCCGGGCTTCAGTGTTGATTATCTTCGTACTTACCGGATGCGCCGGTTGTCCCATGGATCCTTTTGGAAACGGCGACAACCGGCTCGTTATTTTAAGTTATAATTGTCAGAACCTCTTCGATGACGTCCGGCAGGGCGGAGAATACCCCGAATACGATCCCTCTTCGGGGGAATGGACCAACGAGACCTACCTTGGAAAGCTCGCCGCCCTGGCTGCGGCGATTCAGAAAGCCCCGGAGGAGCCCGATATTCTCCTTCTCCAGGAGGTGGAGAACAGCGGAACCCTGGAACGGCTGTCCCGGGATTTTCTCCCCCTGGGGGGCTACGATTTCCATGCCGCCCCCCGGGCCCAGGGCGCTGCTGTTCAGACCGGCCTGCTCTCCCGGATTCCGGTGGAAAAGCTGCTGGTTCATCGCCCCGGCGGGAGCGACTCCGAGCGCAATATTCTCGAGATATGGCTTAATCCGGAGGGCGATGAACGGGGAGAGAGAATCGTACTCATGAACAACCACTGGAAATCCCGCCTTGGAGGAGCCGAAGCGACCGAACCACAGCGCCTCCGCTCCGCCCTGCTGCTGCAGCGCCGGACAGAGGAACTGAACAGGGACTTCGCGGGTATTAACATTCTCTTTGCCGGAGACTTTAACGAAGACCCCTGGGAGACGGGGCGGGAATATCCGACCGCTCTGGGGACACAGGAGGACTGCGTTGCTCCTCCCGTGATTTGTGTTGGGGGGGAATCAGCTGCTGCTCAGGATTTTTACGCCTTCTGGTCGGAAATACCGGAAGGGGGGAGCTATTTTTACGGCGGCACCTGGGAGAGGATCGATCACTTTTTTTGGAACCGGAGCCTTTCAGACGGTTCAGGCTGGGATGTTGCCGGGTGCATTCTGGTCGACGATCCGATGCTGTTGAACGAGTACGGGACTCCGCTTGCATACAGTGGAAAAACCATGAGGGGTTACTCTGACCATCTGCCCCTGCTTCTTGTGTTGGAAAGGCGATAA
- a CDS encoding phosphoribosylaminoimidazolesuccinocarboxamide synthase, which yields MAYSFLEKEIKRTFQGLPETLPCGSRVFSGKVRDIIDLGDTLVISTSDRISAFDRVLSTIPCKGEVLNKVALHWFSRTEDILPNHIIESVTPRTVAVRKCEMLPVEVVVRGYLTGSAWRDYKAGKPVSGIALPSGMQMNQRFETPLITPSTKAEQGLHDEPISSEEILRQGLVDPAVWDTVQKAAIALFRRGTDDCARQGLILVDTKYEFGILNGQVYLVDEVHTPDSSRFWFADSYDQQFRAGKDPHKLDKEYLRQWLMDKGFMGDGEAPEIPDEVRIETARRYVGAYEGITGTTFTPEAGGLDEVAAVDEYVKKMR from the coding sequence ATGGCCTATTCTTTTCTGGAAAAAGAGATCAAGCGGACCTTTCAGGGGCTTCCGGAAACCCTGCCCTGCGGAAGCAGGGTATTCAGCGGAAAGGTCCGGGATATCATCGATCTTGGCGACACCCTGGTTATCTCCACATCGGACCGCATCTCCGCCTTCGACCGGGTTTTGTCCACTATTCCCTGCAAGGGCGAGGTCCTGAACAAGGTCGCGCTGCACTGGTTTTCCCGAACCGAAGACATCCTGCCCAACCATATAATCGAGAGCGTTACCCCCCGAACCGTGGCGGTACGGAAATGCGAGATGCTCCCGGTGGAGGTCGTTGTCCGGGGATACCTGACCGGTTCCGCCTGGCGGGATTACAAGGCCGGCAAGCCCGTCTCCGGGATCGCCCTGCCTTCGGGTATGCAGATGAACCAGCGCTTTGAAACACCCCTTATTACCCCTTCCACGAAGGCTGAACAGGGACTGCATGATGAACCGATCTCTTCCGAGGAGATCCTGCGTCAGGGGCTGGTTGATCCCGCCGTATGGGACACCGTCCAGAAGGCGGCGATTGCTCTTTTCCGACGTGGAACCGACGACTGTGCCCGTCAGGGGCTGATCCTGGTGGACACAAAGTACGAATTCGGTATCCTGAACGGACAGGTGTACCTGGTGGACGAGGTCCATACCCCTGATTCAAGCCGTTTCTGGTTTGCCGACTCCTATGATCAGCAGTTCAGGGCGGGAAAGGACCCCCACAAGCTGGATAAGGAGTACCTTCGTCAGTGGCTCATGGACAAGGGATTCATGGGAGACGGAGAAGCTCCGGAGATCCCCGATGAGGTCCGTATCGAGACGGCCCGTCGTTATGTGGGCGCCTATGAAGGTATTACCGGAACTACCTTTACACCTGAAGCAGGCGGCCTGGACGAGGTTGCGGCCGTTGACGAATATGTAAAGAAAATGCGCTGA
- a CDS encoding ATP-dependent Clp protease proteolytic subunit translates to MRLEDDNEQDKQKGPEPLIERMLKTRNILLSGEVNKELAERVIRQLLLLETEGDDPIRVFIDSPGGDADAGYAIFDMIRFVSPKVYTIGMGLVASAGALILLAAPKERRLGLPNSHYLIHQPLSGVRGVATEIEIHAREIEKLKAKINKLISDETGQDISKVEKDTDRDYWMNAAEAEDYGLIKRIVSNRSELGE, encoded by the coding sequence ATGCGTCTCGAAGATGACAATGAACAGGATAAACAGAAAGGTCCGGAACCCCTTATTGAACGGATGCTGAAGACCCGGAACATTCTTCTTTCGGGAGAGGTCAACAAGGAGCTTGCCGAGAGGGTAATACGTCAGCTGCTCCTGCTTGAAACAGAAGGGGATGATCCCATCAGGGTATTTATCGACTCCCCCGGCGGGGACGCGGATGCAGGCTATGCCATCTTTGATATGATCCGCTTTGTCTCTCCCAAAGTCTATACCATCGGTATGGGACTGGTTGCCAGTGCCGGAGCGCTGATTCTTCTGGCCGCCCCCAAAGAGAGGCGTCTGGGGCTGCCCAACTCCCACTATCTTATTCATCAGCCTTTGAGCGGCGTACGCGGGGTTGCCACGGAAATCGAGATACACGCCAGGGAGATTGAAAAGCTGAAGGCCAAGATCAACAAGCTTATCTCTGATGAGACCGGTCAGGATATCTCAAAGGTTGAAAAGGATACGGACAGGGATTACTGGATGAATGCCGCTGAGGCTGAAGACTACGGCCTGATCAAGCGGATTGTCTCAAACCGTTCCGAACTGGGGGAATAA
- the era gene encoding GTPase Era has product MKAAFAAIIGRPSVGKSTLLNTLCGNKVSIVAPSPQTTRNTIRGIHSDERGQIVFLDTPGFHDSEKKMNRYLKENALSALQEIDLVVYMIDPTRPAGVEEKTLMALLAPRNRTTIAVINKSDLPGARIEQISELLRSELDPAELLVLSARTGEGTEKLLEVLYSHAPEGEPFYPPEYYTDQEPGFRASEIIREWAVNRVSQEVPHAIYVEIADMEEREVQTSAGETRYKLWIRAFLVVERESQKGILVGKKGKLISEIRKGARKDLEKIFPHRVELDLRVKVNPKWRNKDPLLKRLLS; this is encoded by the coding sequence ATGAAAGCAGCCTTTGCGGCCATTATTGGACGCCCCTCGGTGGGAAAATCAACATTGCTCAATACTTTATGCGGAAACAAGGTTTCCATTGTCGCGCCATCCCCCCAGACAACCAGGAACACGATCCGTGGAATTCATTCCGATGAGAGGGGCCAGATCGTCTTCCTGGACACCCCCGGATTCCATGATTCTGAAAAGAAGATGAACCGCTACCTCAAGGAAAACGCTCTTTCCGCCCTCCAGGAGATAGATCTGGTCGTCTACATGATTGATCCTACCCGGCCGGCGGGGGTGGAAGAAAAGACCCTCATGGCTCTTCTGGCTCCACGAAACAGGACAACCATCGCTGTTATAAACAAGAGCGACCTTCCGGGGGCCAGGATCGAACAGATCAGCGAACTCCTTCGCAGCGAGCTCGATCCGGCGGAGCTGCTTGTCCTGTCCGCCAGGACGGGAGAAGGGACAGAAAAACTGCTGGAGGTCCTGTACAGCCATGCACCGGAGGGGGAACCCTTCTATCCGCCGGAATACTATACTGACCAGGAGCCCGGTTTCAGGGCCTCGGAGATCATCAGGGAATGGGCGGTTAATCGCGTAAGCCAGGAGGTCCCCCACGCCATCTACGTGGAAATAGCCGACATGGAAGAACGGGAGGTGCAGACCTCCGCAGGAGAAACCCGCTACAAGCTATGGATACGGGCCTTTCTGGTGGTGGAACGGGAGAGCCAGAAAGGCATCCTGGTGGGGAAGAAGGGCAAGCTGATAAGCGAAATCCGCAAGGGGGCCCGGAAGGACCTGGAGAAGATATTTCCCCACCGCGTAGAACTGGATCTTCGGGTAAAAGTCAATCCAAAATGGCGAAACAAGGACCCGCTTTTAAAACGGCTCCTCTCATGA
- a CDS encoding cytidylate kinase-like family protein — MAVICISRELAANGEETARELTKINGYRFIEREFIESRMLEKKIEPQDIRHFDEHKPGPLSLMPERRLRFLQILKEIILDEASKGNCIILGRGAGAILRGIPGIVSVRLIAPHDVRIHRIKLAHKCDERTAEHQIRQSDHDRRGFLKYFFDLNWQDGDIYDLTVNTASLNPAGTALLIDKYRELTVSSADEKLGIQRMRDRKIEAAVITEIIYTRKIRVQGFSAVMDKGRLILNGVASSREEAREAEAAVRGIEGVEALDNQIAVLPHATAS, encoded by the coding sequence ATGGCGGTTATATGTATTTCCCGCGAACTCGCTGCGAACGGTGAAGAGACGGCCAGAGAGCTTACGAAAATCAACGGATACCGTTTTATCGAACGCGAATTCATCGAATCCCGCATGCTTGAAAAAAAGATCGAACCCCAGGACATCAGGCATTTTGATGAACACAAACCCGGTCCCTTGAGTCTGATGCCGGAACGGCGTTTACGCTTTCTGCAAATCCTCAAGGAGATAATCCTCGATGAAGCCTCAAAGGGGAACTGCATAATTCTTGGACGAGGGGCCGGCGCGATACTGCGGGGAATTCCGGGAATTGTTTCGGTTCGGCTCATCGCCCCCCATGATGTCCGGATACACCGCATAAAACTCGCTCACAAATGCGACGAACGGACAGCTGAACATCAGATTCGTCAGAGCGACCACGACAGAAGAGGATTTCTGAAATACTTTTTCGACCTGAACTGGCAGGACGGGGATATCTACGATCTGACCGTAAATACCGCATCCCTCAATCCCGCGGGAACGGCCTTGCTCATCGACAAATATCGGGAGCTCACCGTCAGTTCTGCGGATGAGAAACTGGGTATCCAGCGCATGAGGGACAGAAAAATTGAAGCCGCGGTTATAACCGAGATTATTTATACCAGAAAAATCCGGGTTCAGGGTTTTTCCGCCGTAATGGACAAAGGCAGACTGATTCTGAACGGCGTGGCCTCTTCCAGGGAGGAAGCCCGGGAAGCAGAGGCAGCGGTACGCGGCATCGAGGGCGTTGAAGCTCTGGACAACCAGATTGCGGTCCTTCCCCACGCCACGGCGAGCTGA